In the genome of Xiphophorus hellerii strain 12219 chromosome 14, Xiphophorus_hellerii-4.1, whole genome shotgun sequence, the window TGATCATTTTCAAGTCTTCTTAcgattttgaaatgtttcacagtttgTTCTCGAccaacttcacaattataagAAAGATCGTCTAAAATAGCAACGAGTTGCTTTCCCCACCCTGTACAATAATTGTATCAAAACAGTGAAGTGAAATCCAGTCATTTACTTACAAAAGAAGCCCAGTCTGCAGAGTAAAGTTTCCCCCATGTTCACTTCCAGACCTGCTGCACAGCTAATTGGAGCAGCTGCACTTTGCTCTCGCTAAAgtactaaaaacaaaagaagaagttgCATTTAAGGCACTAAAAACTGTCATTCTCTAATGTACCTGTTTCCTTCCCTTTTACTCAGCGTTCATAAAGTATGCAGGAGCAGCTTTGACTCACACAGTCAACACAGTGAAGTGTTAGATTCAAATTTCCTGTCCACTGCAGCAACCgaatatatttttgctcttcATTTTTAAGGGACGGACCACCTGCacagacattattttaatacaaatgtcCTTTAACAAACTCTTTGCACCATTTGACTCCCCCACTAAGAGGTTAAGTCTAATGAGGTTTTAAAGGTTTGTTCTGTTGTCATAGTTATTAACTGCAGATGCTTCCAGGTCTTATTCTCTACAACTGAAAACAGTGACTAAAGTCCCGCCCAcatggaaactttttttcaaaacaccCACAagtaaacactgaaaaaaataaaataaaatctccaccAGACCTGTAAATGGCAcaacaggggtgtccaaagtcggtcctcagGGTCCGGTATCCGGCATgatttagttctctccctgggtAAAAAACACCTGGATCAAATAAAGCCTCATCAGCAGGCCTGTGCATGGCTTTGACATGCTAAAGAGTTAGCTAGATCATTTGGACCAGAGAGTTATCTAAACCTGGCAGGACTCcggctcttgaggactggagctgACCCACTATGACCAACATGAGGTCAGTGGTGAGAATCACCAGGCAACAGAGAGTCTAACAACAAACCACAAGTGGGAATATTTTGAAGAAGTCCTTGCAGAACCACCAAAAAACTTGTAATCTGTTGCTTTTGTTAAATGAAGCCTTTGGGGTAAAAGGTCACAGAGGGcgaaaaaactgttaaaaacattCCAGTTGTTTTCTGGAGCGTTTTCCACAGCAAGGACAAAACTGAAATTGCTCCTACTGGATCGAGGGCTTCATATTGATCCTGTGATTAGGATCAATATCCAGTTGTAACAATTTCTAATTAACgtctttgtttttaacactCTGGCTCAGAAAATTGCAGAAGAATAAACAAATGTCAGGCAGAACGAATATAGTATTCGTTCAAGGCTTGTGGagcaaaatatttctcttttgaaTTGTGGAAACTTGTTCATGTGCAAACATACATGTTCCTTATTATGCATGTAGAAGCATTTTTCTAAGAACTGTCGTCTTTATCACATCCACATAGCAGCTCTGCTGTGAAGAAGTAAATAACGggtataaaaataaagtgtgaaACGTTGCCAGAGTCTTTTTGCTCAACTCAACACGGCTTGAAagaagttaaaaatgaaatgaaccaAGCATAAGATATTTCTAAAGCAACGTCTTTATACAGCCTTAgaataaattattgtaattgCTGCCAGATGAATGTATTGCCAGAAAACagaactaaaactaaactaaatgatTGAGCACATTTAGCTTCAAGTGTTTCATTTCCTCAATTTTGTAATCACCAAAAGTCACAGTATGGATCTGACCATCGGAGGCAGACATCAATGTTGAGAATACACAGACAAGTTCAAGTCGACAAACAAGGAAGTAATTTGTTTGAATGTGAGGTGTAGTAAAAAGTCAGAATacatctttttaataaattgccCAATTACCCATAGTATCTggaatttcacattttcttccagCTCTGCGCTTATTAAAAGCCATGTGTGTCTGATGATACGATGCTGACCAAATGTCTCTTCTGAGTTCAGAGGATGAAACTCCACATGGACTCATGACCCAGACACTCAGGACGTTTACTGTGAAGCAAAAGTGATCCAGCGTTTCTTCACTTCAGACTTCGCACTTACTTTGAAGACCAGTGAGAGAGtcgagtaaaataaaatgatgatttaTCAAGTTTTTTTGAGAAATAATAGAAATGAATAAGATTAACTGGGCCGAGTTAGAGAGTTCAACTTTCCCTTCACCGCTGGTCCCACAAGGGGCGCTGGTGTCTATCTCTAGAGGAGAGGGGTGACGTTCACCCTAAACacatctcaaaatttctgagatccacataaaaaagaaaacaactcatATTAGAACTATCAGAGGAAACCAGATTACCTGGAGAGAATCCATGATTCATGGGAAGAAACTCCATGTATAAAAATCCCAGATTTGAGTCCAGGTCTTCCACGCTGTGGGGCAACTTTACTAAAACTTGTTCAGCCATCCAGCCCCAGTCTGCTGTCggtgtataaaaaaaagaaaaggtgttaGCAGCACCATTCTGTGTatcaacaggaaaaaaaaccagaGCATGAAGTTAAAAGCCTGAAATAACTGCAGCTGAGCTGTagagctccttcagtgacaAACTGCTGCACCTTTAATGCACAAAGGAGAGTTACTGTAGATCCAAACTCTCAGAAGCTTTTAAACTTTATAACCATCACTGCTTCCAACAAGATCAATGTCTTTGCACAAATGCTGGCATTTCTACAATCCACTCTGTTTTTCGGGATGATGAAACACAGGTGCGCCGACCAGCGGGCACGCCCCTCCAGGGGTGAAGCCTCTGACACCATCTGGTGGACGAAGGATGAAGCAGCAGGcgaactgaaaacaaaaacaaacacaaaccccACAAAGAAGACCAGTTTTGAAAAATCCCTGTTCCCAACACTGCACTCTTAATGAATCCTCTAAGCCACACTTGCATCTCACAGTCAGTGTGAAGGCGTCACTCCATCCTGTGAGCTGAAGATCTTTTAGAAATACAGCTGTACTCTCCACTGTCAGACTCAGAGACTCTGTTGATCCCGTATTCACTGGATGTTGGAGAGTTTTTTATTGGCTGGTCTCCATTTATGCATCCACTGAGTTTCTTCTCCTCCCTGGATCTCACATCTCAGAGTGACCGTCTCTCCTCTATAAACAGGCCAGTCGGGGTGCAGGGTCACAGTTGGCTTGGACAGTTTTGTACTGATATTTGCAACAGTAAATCACAATGTTTATCGttttggagactttttttttttttttttggcatttctGGTAATTATTCTTCAACGTGTTCCTGCCAGCTAAGTCTGATGAACCGCCAAACACAGTAGTAAATGTGTAGAGTACTTCCGGCTCGCTGCATCTCCTTTTACACAAATGAACAGtcaaataagaagaaaaaaaaaacaaactgaaaagttgactgtgaaaatgttttgctgaaaacaaGCCAAAGTCTCTCCTATACATTTGTAAGAGCAGATTTAAAGTCATGTACCAGATACCAGTGTGTCTTAGTTGATCAAACGCTGCAGACTCCTATTGcattctgttctgtttgtttctcttcatGCTGCCATCATGCGCATGCTCAAATAACTTTAAGACAGCAGAGCGTAAGCTTTAATGAGCTGCATTGACTTATTTTTGCAACAGCTTAGTTTAACTTTTCTGATATTTGTGACGAAAATCAGTCACACAACTTCTCACAAGATGGctttatgcaaaaaaataaattatcaaattttttgttaatttcccacataaatgtaaactttattCAGAATAAGCACACAAATAATCAACACTTCAGAACACTATCAACCAGGTTTAAGTGTGTGTTGATCATAGAATTTCTTTACCACTCTTCTAGAAACACATTTATGAGGTTAAACACTCTGTTGCATTTTCTGCTCCAGTTTTGGAGTACCTCTTGGTGTAGTTCTTTGCCAAGTTATaatttagttattattattatttttactatttttgcagtgttctgtTTTGTCACATTCGGGTTATCTAAGACTACAACCCTTTTTTGCACACCAGCTTTATCTTTACTGACGTTACCTAGATATTTGGAGAGCTGTGGTTTGCATATGCGATGTTGATAAGtaatatagaatagaatagaatagaatagaatagaagtactttattcatcccagcagggaaattacttcgcagttacagcataaagacaagacaagacaagagacaagacacaacAACAACGTccgggtgttgagtctggagtttggctgtggcagagctgatgacgtcacaggccaccgctgcatcagctgatgggggaatgtaaacagcaatcaaaatggcggacgtgaactccctcggtaaataacacggccgcattcccacagccagaagttcactcacataaagtgcaatcccgCCGCCCCTCTTGTTCCGACTCTTGGAAGGGAAATCCAGGGACCTCCAAGCTGCAGTCCAGAATAAGCGAGTGCAGCCAGgtttccgtgaagcagaagGTACTGCACTCCCAGTACTCCTTCTGGGTTCTAACCAGCGCCGTGAGTTCGTCTGTCCTATTTCCCAAAGACCTCAAGTTCCCCACAATAATCGCCGGTGCCGCTGGCCTGCGccgtctcctcttctccctccgttAACTCCAGACCCGCAGCCCCGTCGTCTCCTCCATAACTCCTCCGGGACCACAGGCCCGTCtccgggcagcagcagaggcccACACAGCGCAATCAGCCGTTCACGCGAGCAAACAATGCCGCTACTCCGCTCCGCGAGGTTCTCCGCAACCAAGAgtagaaaaagtagcagaagaacgCGGAGAACAGcgacagaaccacatccagccattgtggAAAGCCCAACTGATGATCTATGGGTTCGTCAAGCACGGATCATTAAtcggttacagcaaatatacacagattaacacacacgacGGGAGCAGCCAGAAGCGCTGGCGCCATCTTGTTCTCAtatatttgcaacattttcatattaCTTTGTGTGAGAATTTACGTAGCTTGGTAATAATTTATTACTGACTGAAAATACTGTGGAagttttttacaaaattgtatTTAACCAGACGCTAGAGGAACATTGAACCTTGACGTCATTTGTAGACGCTGTGGCTCCCGTGGACCATTACGCTCCTGAGGAGCCTCCCTAACTTGGGGCCGGAGATGAtcttcacacacagacactgttCAGAAGAACTTCCTGTACTTCCTGCTTCAGCTCAGGAAGCAGGGAAAGAAACTGCAACAGAGACAGTTTCTTTCCCGGGTCACTATAATGAGCATACAGACTAATACCATGAGCATATTTACTAATTTAACCTCATCTGTCTCTGACCAGAAAATCATTCTGACAGACATTCCTGCCAACCTCAGACCAGGCCAAGTATGACGCATCTTCCCCCCTTGATTTTGTCCTGACTGTCAGAACTTTATTTTCTCACCACTGTAGTTAACCACtgatgctaaaataaaaacctgctgTTAAAGATCTGcctgaaaagatgttcagtcTTTCTCAATGCTGAcgtttaatttgtaaaaaaaaaaaaaaaaaaaatacaaattaagtTTGTTACATTGTTCAACCTGTTTTCCTCTTGAATCTTTTGCCAATGCCATTGATCTTAGATAAGCAACAGCATATTGTAATTCATTTGGAGTTCACTTCCTGGCTGATCTTTCTTTGAGTTGCTCTCGGCTTCTTAGACTCACACTTGTCCTCTTGGTGGTGCTATGTGTTCAGATTTTTTGGGCATCTCCAGCACACTGTACACGGtctctgtttgtgtggagcTCAGGTCCATATTTACATTGACGCACCCTGAAGTCGAAGTCCTTTGCGTGTTCTCATCTTGTAACGCATCTTGTTTCTTGTCCCTTTTGACACAAGACGCAGCCTTTCTGGGGACGCTGTAGACGGTGTCTACCTCCTGACTCTCACTGATGACCTCATGTCTCGGGTCGCTGGTCTCTCTGGGCTGATTGGCTTCCACGTTCTCATATGAAGGGTCCGCTTCACTGGAAGACGTTGAGGCTCTGGGCTCAGAAGGCTGCTGGGTCTCTAGTGGTCCGCTTTGTATTAACTGGGCAACAGACGCTGTCTCCTGGAGGAAGTAGTAGAAGCAAAGAATATGTTCTTTAGAAAATAGGAGAGAGTTTAATAAATAGGATTAATGTCTCTAATGTTTCACCAATAATACATAATTAGCtagaattatttttcttttggattacCTGATTATGTTTGGATTTCCAATATTTTCTGGCAATAACAAAACTGAGGAatattacaacaacaacaacaacagcaatgaCAATGACGGTAATATAAAGTGTATTAGGACGATTGTGTAATTCCTCTTTAAGTTCAAGATTCGTCTTTACGAAACctgtaagaaagaaaagaagcagcGTTAGCTAGAAATGACTTCATTTAAGGCAAAAAATAAGCAGACAACATGTTTCTTATAATAATTAAAAggagattaaattaaacattacatttacttCTACTAAGCACTACAATGATGAAGCAGGTTTATTCTGCTTCCAGAACAGTTCAGGCAACTTACACGTAGTTGGAATGTTTTGAGAGACGTTATTTGTGCTGACGTGGTTGTTtccactgcagacaacaacTGTGTTTTCAATCAAGATGCTGATGTTGACGTTGCTAAAGGACCTCTGAGACGTCCTGCAACCGTTTTTATGACAGACGGACCCCAGCCAATCATCCTGGATGGAGCAGTTCACTGTGAAATCACATGATTCTGCTGAAAGATTGGAACGACGTTCTGGTGTCACAGCCATCACTGGTCTGGGAATCATTCCTGAAACAcaagcagattaaaaatgtcACCCTCTGCTGGCTACTTTCTCTGATGCAATTTACACACTGACATTAATTTCTCAGTTCTAGAAgcacaaggagaaaaaaaaaagtatgcgATTTAGAAGgcgaagaaataaaaaaataaaaaaatacaacttgcACACTTAAAGCAAAATGCAGCTTAAACATACCTTGTAAAATAATTTGGTGATTTTCTGATTGTTGAATAAGGTTGGACAAGTAAGTGACCTTAAAGATGCCCGTGTCGTTTTCAGTCAGTCTATTTATACACAAAGAATGGTTTTCAGAGGTGAAAACCATTCTCTCTGCATAGTCTTTATGGGTAAACTCCTTATCAGCGACAAATTTTCCATTAAA includes:
- the LOC116732501 gene encoding uncharacterized protein LOC116732501 isoform X1, which translates into the protein MVVLKLIFLLSTWSFTVTATELWMKHYQPKNSSVCLRVQKPPPYRGGIWTFNGKFVADKEFTHKDYAERMVFTSENHSLCINRLTENDTGIFKVTYLSNLIQQSENHQIILQGMIPRPVMAVTPERRSNLSAESCDFTVNCSIQDDWLGSVCHKNGCRTSQRSFSNVNISILIENTVVVCSGNNHVSTNNVSQNIPTTCFVKTNLELKEELHNRPNTLYITVIVIAVVVVVVIFLSFVIARKYWKSKHNQETASVAQLIQSGPLETQQPSEPRASTSSSEADPSYENVEANQPRETSDPRHEVISESQEVDTVYSVPRKAASCVKRDKKQDALQDENTQRTSTSGCVNVNMDLSSTQTETVYSVLEMPKKSEHIAPPRGQV
- the LOC116732501 gene encoding uncharacterized protein LOC116732501 isoform X2 — translated: MDEALSTEEQLCVSPCPKTSSIQRRLTENDTGIFKVTYLSNLIQQSENHQIILQGMIPRPVMAVTPERRSNLSAESCDFTVNCSIQDDWLGSVCHKNGCRTSQRSFSNVNISILIENTVVVCSGNNHVSTNNVSQNIPTTCFVKTNLELKEELHNRPNTLYITVIVIAVVVVVVIFLSFVIARKYWKSKHNQETASVAQLIQSGPLETQQPSEPRASTSSSEADPSYENVEANQPRETSDPRHEVISESQEVDTVYSVPRKAASCVKRDKKQDALQDENTQRTSTSGCVNVNMDLSSTQTETVYSVLEMPKKSEHIAPPRGQV